A window of Leptotrichia wadei contains these coding sequences:
- a CDS encoding SDR family NAD(P)-dependent oxidoreductase: METVLITGASSGIGYELAKIYAKNGHNLVVVARNKDKLEILKKEIFEEISKNIKITVIENDLSLENAAERLYNQVKSEKLKINVLVNNAGVGIYGKFSESDEETMKRNDAMINLNIKAVVELTRLFLNDMLKDGNGGILNVSSIAAFMPGPLMSTYYASKAFVQSFTEAVREEVKNDVRGKNIRISALCPGPTDTGFEKSSNLEESSLFERLKVMTAKKVAEIGYKEFQKEKAVIIPGIFNRIAVFGIRFLSRKFVVKMARKLQEKKNKN, translated from the coding sequence ATGGAAACAGTTTTAATAACAGGAGCAAGCAGTGGAATTGGCTATGAACTTGCTAAAATTTATGCAAAAAACGGGCATAATCTGGTTGTTGTGGCACGAAATAAAGATAAGCTGGAAATTTTAAAAAAAGAGATTTTTGAAGAAATTTCTAAAAATATCAAGATAACTGTAATTGAAAATGATCTGTCACTGGAAAATGCAGCTGAAAGGCTTTATAATCAAGTGAAATCTGAAAAATTGAAAATAAATGTACTCGTGAATAATGCTGGAGTTGGGATCTATGGGAAATTTTCTGAATCTGATGAAGAAACGATGAAAAGAAATGATGCAATGATAAACTTGAATATAAAGGCAGTTGTAGAATTGACAAGACTGTTTTTAAATGATATGCTAAAGGATGGAAATGGCGGGATATTAAATGTGTCTTCAATTGCAGCTTTTATGCCAGGGCCTTTAATGAGTACGTATTATGCGAGTAAAGCCTTTGTGCAGTCGTTTACGGAAGCAGTTAGGGAAGAAGTGAAAAATGATGTTCGTGGAAAAAATATTAGAATATCGGCACTTTGTCCTGGACCAACAGATACTGGCTTTGAGAAGAGCAGCAATTTGGAAGAAAGTTCGCTGTTTGAGAGATTGAAAGTTATGACTGCGAAGAAAGTGGCTGAAATTGGGTATAAAGAGTTTCAGAAGGAAAAAGCAGTTATCATTCCTGGGATTTTTAATAGAATTGCAGTTTTTGGAATTAGATTTTTATCGAGAAAATTCGTTGTGAAAATGGCTAGAAAGTTGCAGGAAAAGAAAAATAAAAATTAA
- the dapF gene encoding diaminopimelate epimerase gives MLKFEKYQGAGNDFVIVSEKELIEKGIPEYGEFASQVCDRHFGIGADGLIILKYVASMPFMFFFNADGSQAPMCGNGIRCFSHYLVNNHLIDGNEFVVKTVPGDLTIRVNYDEEKDDFSARVNMGKPIFNIKELINTEKEQFLREKINIDGKEIEISYIFMGTDHSVIFVNDFSDYDIDEIGEKIENYTDLFPKKVNVNFVKVYDRKRMEVITWERGAGRTLACGTGATASAVLAKTFGFVDDKVNVKVPGGQLVIEYEGEENDAFMTGPSEKIAEGLYKFQR, from the coding sequence ATGTTAAAATTTGAGAAATATCAGGGTGCAGGGAATGATTTTGTTATTGTTAGCGAAAAAGAGCTGATTGAAAAGGGGATACCTGAATATGGAGAGTTTGCAAGCCAAGTTTGCGATAGACATTTTGGAATAGGTGCAGATGGACTGATTATTTTAAAATATGTGGCAAGTATGCCGTTTATGTTTTTCTTTAATGCAGATGGAAGTCAGGCACCGATGTGTGGAAATGGAATAAGATGCTTTTCACATTATCTTGTGAATAATCATTTAATTGATGGAAATGAGTTTGTTGTAAAGACAGTTCCTGGAGATTTGACAATAAGAGTGAATTATGATGAGGAAAAGGATGATTTTTCAGCAAGAGTAAATATGGGAAAACCTATTTTTAACATAAAAGAATTGATAAATACAGAAAAAGAGCAGTTTTTACGAGAAAAAATAAACATTGATGGAAAAGAAATTGAAATTTCGTATATCTTTATGGGAACTGACCATTCTGTAATATTTGTAAATGACTTTAGTGATTATGATATTGATGAAATTGGGGAAAAAATTGAAAATTATACTGATTTATTTCCTAAAAAAGTTAATGTAAATTTTGTGAAAGTGTATGATAGAAAGCGAATGGAAGTAATTACTTGGGAACGTGGAGCAGGAAGGACATTGGCTTGTGGAACAGGTGCAACAGCTTCAGCAGTGCTTGCTAAAACTTTTGGATTTGTAGATGACAAGGTAAATGTAAAAGTTCCTGGCGGACAGCTTGTTATTGAATACGAAGGCGAGGAAAATGATGCCTTTATGACTGGACCTAGTGAAAAAATTGCTGAAGGATTATATAAGTTTCAAAGATAA
- a CDS encoding aspartate kinase → MIIVHKYGGTSVATTEKIMNIAKYLGSVKDSGNDVVVVVSAMGKTTDALIKLAHEITENPDSREMDRLMSTGEQQTISLLSIALQTLGYEAISLTGAQAGIKTSGHYMKNKIDDINGDVIKGHLNEGKIVVVAGFQGVNKDGDVTTLGRGGSDTSAVALAAALGGKCEIYTDVDGIYSIDPRVYSDAKKLPYISYDEMMELAYLGAGVMEPRAVELGGKYGVEIYVGKSLGEKNGTIITSIQKIKEIKEMEERVITGVSINENVLMVNVEEIPTNAQNVYEIFEKAEANGINIDMISQNDVTSHHGSFAFTCPKTDIAALEKIGKEIEAEFPKTSFIINQYVTKVSIVGIGLISNVGVAAKMFKILSENDISFHQISTSEISISLVVDEVMGKKVAELFAREFDI, encoded by the coding sequence GTGATTATTGTACATAAATATGGTGGAACTTCGGTTGCCACAACTGAAAAAATTATGAATATCGCTAAATATTTAGGTAGCGTAAAGGATTCAGGAAATGATGTAGTTGTAGTAGTTTCAGCTATGGGGAAAACAACTGATGCATTAATTAAATTAGCTCATGAAATTACTGAAAATCCAGATTCTAGGGAAATGGATAGATTGATGTCGACTGGAGAGCAACAAACAATTTCGCTTTTGAGTATTGCATTGCAAACATTGGGATATGAAGCAATTTCATTGACAGGGGCTCAAGCGGGGATAAAAACGAGTGGGCATTATATGAAAAATAAAATAGATGATATAAATGGTGATGTTATAAAAGGTCATTTGAATGAAGGGAAAATCGTTGTTGTAGCTGGATTCCAAGGAGTTAACAAAGATGGAGATGTAACTACTTTGGGTCGTGGAGGTTCTGATACTTCTGCAGTTGCACTTGCGGCAGCTTTGGGAGGAAAATGTGAGATTTATACGGATGTTGACGGAATTTATTCAATTGATCCGAGAGTGTATAGCGATGCGAAAAAATTGCCATATATTTCTTATGATGAAATGATGGAATTGGCTTATTTGGGGGCTGGAGTAATGGAGCCTAGAGCCGTTGAACTTGGTGGGAAATATGGAGTAGAAATCTATGTTGGAAAATCATTAGGTGAAAAAAATGGAACGATTATAACTTCAATTCAAAAAATAAAGGAGATTAAAGAAATGGAAGAAAGAGTAATAACTGGAGTGTCGATAAATGAAAATGTATTAATGGTAAACGTGGAAGAAATTCCTACAAATGCACAAAATGTATATGAGATTTTTGAAAAAGCTGAAGCAAACGGAATAAATATTGATATGATAAGTCAAAATGATGTAACTAGCCATCATGGAAGTTTTGCATTTACTTGTCCAAAAACTGATATAGCAGCACTTGAAAAAATTGGGAAAGAAATAGAAGCTGAATTTCCGAAAACATCATTTATAATTAACCAATATGTTACAAAAGTTTCAATCGTAGGAATTGGATTAATTAGTAACGTTGGTGTAGCTGCAAAAATGTTTAAAATCTTATCTGAAAATGATATAAGTTTTCACCAAATTTCGACTTCAGAAATTAGTATTTCATTGGTTGTGGATGAAGTTATGGGTAAAAAAGTTGCAGAATTATTTGCAAGAGAGTTTGATATATAA
- the lysA gene encoding diaminopimelate decarboxylase, translated as MKLFGTAKINEKGNLSIGGVDTIELAKEFKTPLYVMDQELIETTIDKMKEAFQSTRFKTRIAYAGKAFLTTGMIKLVESKGLDLDVVSGGELYTAHKAGFPMKRVHLHGNNKLVNEIEMAVEYGIDTIVVDNEDEIAKIEKVCKEKGKKQAVLVRIDPGIEAHTHHYIKTSGLTSKFGISLFQENLIDIVKRLNDSPYIEFKGFHTHIGSQIFQSAFFIFALDEIFKYLDRLKKELGIVVHTVNMGGGFGVYYKNGDDPKPIEEVLSEIITYTEAMEIKYQIGFKELCIEPGRSIVGNAGTTLYEVGGIKETVGGKTYVFIDGGMSDNIRTALYQAEYEAGVVNKMEDTDTRDVTLAGKLCESGDIIIQNGKLPKLTKVGDIVAVGTTGAYCYTMSSHYNRMVTPGVVFVKDGKAKVAVRRESYEDLLRNDEIFEL; from the coding sequence ATGAAATTATTTGGAACGGCAAAAATTAATGAAAAAGGGAATTTATCAATAGGAGGAGTTGATACGATTGAGTTGGCAAAAGAGTTTAAAACGCCACTTTATGTAATGGATCAGGAATTGATTGAAACGACTATTGATAAAATGAAAGAGGCTTTTCAGTCTACAAGATTTAAAACGAGAATAGCTTATGCAGGGAAAGCGTTTTTGACAACTGGGATGATTAAATTGGTTGAATCTAAAGGATTGGATTTAGATGTGGTTTCTGGTGGAGAATTGTATACAGCACATAAGGCAGGATTTCCAATGAAAAGAGTGCATTTGCATGGGAATAATAAATTGGTGAATGAGATTGAAATGGCTGTTGAATATGGGATTGACACTATTGTTGTAGATAATGAAGATGAAATTGCTAAGATTGAAAAAGTTTGTAAGGAAAAAGGTAAGAAACAAGCAGTTTTAGTGAGAATTGATCCAGGGATTGAAGCACATACGCATCATTATATAAAAACTTCAGGGCTTACATCGAAATTTGGGATTTCACTTTTCCAAGAAAATTTGATTGATATTGTAAAAAGATTGAATGATAGTCCATATATTGAATTTAAAGGGTTCCATACACATATTGGTTCACAAATATTCCAATCTGCATTCTTTATTTTTGCGTTAGATGAAATTTTCAAATATTTGGATAGATTGAAAAAAGAATTGGGAATTGTAGTTCACACAGTAAATATGGGTGGAGGATTTGGAGTTTATTACAAAAATGGAGATGATCCTAAACCAATAGAAGAAGTGCTTAGCGAAATTATAACTTACACTGAAGCAATGGAAATTAAATATCAAATTGGATTTAAAGAACTTTGTATTGAGCCAGGAAGAAGTATTGTCGGAAATGCGGGAACTACTTTGTATGAAGTTGGTGGAATTAAAGAAACTGTTGGTGGAAAAACTTATGTGTTTATTGATGGAGGAATGTCAGATAATATAAGAACTGCACTTTATCAAGCTGAATATGAGGCTGGAGTTGTTAATAAAATGGAAGATACTGATACAAGAGATGTTACATTAGCTGGAAAATTATGTGAATCAGGAGATATTATTATTCAAAATGGTAAATTGCCAAAATTGACTAAAGTTGGGGATATAGTTGCAGTTGGTACAACAGGAGCTTATTGTTATACAATGTCAAGCCACTACAACAGAATGGTTACGCCAGGAGTTGTATTTGTAAAAGACGGTAAAGCAAAAGTTGCTGTTAGAAGAGAATCTTATGAAGATTTATTGAGAAATGATGAAATTTTTGAATTATAA